A window of Hevea brasiliensis isolate MT/VB/25A 57/8 chromosome 14, ASM3005281v1, whole genome shotgun sequence contains these coding sequences:
- the LOC110645223 gene encoding receptor-like protein Cf-9 — protein sequence MASLPWLAHFLCFLLFHLHLHAASSLYFSFNSSSTVMLCQHDQSVALLQFKKTFSIKTNASFWDFLYPKPYPKTESWKERTDCCLWDGVTCDIETGNVIALNLSSSLLYGTIHSNNTLFLLCHLQKLDLSNNHFNHYQIVPQFGQFLNLAYLNLRHSAFVGQIPLEISYLSSLVSLDLSWNYDLILDATIFNELARNLTQLQELDLSGVNMSMVEPSSLMNLSSSLISLKLIYCGLQGKIPDNIIPSSFENLKQLDTLNLCSNNLIGRIPSSLGSLKELSSLDLSNNNFNGEIPSSFENLKQLVTLNLHNNSLGGQIPFSIGSLEELSSLDLSDNNFNGEILSSFENLKQLDTLILYNNNLSGQIPSSLGSLRELSILDLSNNNFNGEIPSSFGNLKQLDILILHNNSLIGQIPFSIGSLEELSSLDLSYNNFNSGIPSSFENLKQLDTLNLCSNNLIGRIPSSLGSLKELSSLDLSNNNFNGEIPFSFENLKQLHNLCLNKNNLSGEIPSSLGSLKELLLLDLSYNNFNGEIPSSYENLKQLDTLNLCSNNLIGRIPSSLGSLKELSSLDLSNNNFNGEIPSSFENLKQLDTLNLHNNSLGGQIPFSIGSLEELSSLDLSDNNFNGEILSSFENLKQLDTLILYNNNLSGQIPSFLGSLRELSILDLSNNNFNGEIPSSFGNLKQLDILILHNNSLIGQIPCSIGSLKELSSLDLSNNNFSGEIPSSFGNLKQLDTLDLNSNKLSGQIPSSLGSLKQISLLDLSYNNFNGVIPFSFENLKQLHKLWLNNNNLSGEIPSSLGSLQELLSLDLSYNNFIGPIPFQGSKLSSLADLDLSNNLLHGPIPSSIFKFMHLRALILSSNKLIGEVSSAVCKLNSLEILDLSNNSLNSFMPQCLGNFSSNLLILHLGMNKFHGTIPVTFSVGSRLRYLNFNGNQLQRRIPPSISNCINLEILDLGNNNIDDTFPHFLETLFRLQILVLKSNKLHGLVKGTSANYSFSNLRIFDLSNNMFSGPLPIEYFSNFKAMMIFALNMEYMSAPNSSYNYSVSLTLKGLEIELVKIQTLLTSIDLSSNKFTGDIPQSIGKLKSLELLNLSHNQLTGNIQQSLGDLSKLESLDLSSNLLVGRIPMQLTYLTFLEVFRVSHNQLEGPIPEGKQFNTFDSTSYEGNLGLCGFPLEKCDNGERQQPTSSKEIDSKSKNGFGWKAVLAGYGCGVIFGVVMGYVVFKTRKPIWFVRMVEGEGRRMLKRFSN from the exons ATGGCTAGTCTACCATGGCTTGCTCACTTTCTCTGCTTCCTTTTATTTCACTTGCATTTGCATGCTGCTTCTTCTCtatatttttctttcaattcctcCTCTACAGTTATGCTGTGCCAACATGACCAGAGTGTTGCCTTACTCCAATTCAAGAAAACATTTTCCATTAAAACTAATGCCTCTTTTTGGGATTTCCTTTATCCCAAGCCTTATCCCAAAACAGAGTCTTGGAAAGAGCGCACAGATTGCTGCTTGTGGGATGGGGTCACTTGCGATATAGAAACGGGTAACGTAATTGCCCTTAACCTTTCTTCTAGCTTGCTCTATGGTACCATCCATTCTAATAATACTCTTTTCTTACTTTGTCATCTCCAAAAGCTTGACCTTTCTAACAATCATTTCAACCATTATCAAATTGTACCTCAGTTTGGCCAGTTCTTAAATTTAGCATATCTTAACCTCAGGCACTCTGCTTTTGTGGGCCAAATTCCATTGGAAATTTCTTATCTTTCTAGTTTGGTATCTCTTGATCTTTCTTGGAACTATGATTTGATACTTGATGCCACTATTTTCAATGAGCTTGCTAGAAACCTAACCCAGTTACAGGAACTGGACTTGAGTGGTGTAAATATGTCGATGGTTGAACCTAGTTCTTTGATGAatttgtcttcttctttgatATCTCTAAAACTTATCTATTGTGGATTGCAAGGAAAAATCCCAGACAACATAATTCCATCCTCATTTGAAAACCTTAAACAGCTTGATACTTTGAACCTCTGCAGCAACAATCTCATTGGTCGAATTCCATCATCACTTGGAAGCCTCAAGGAACTCTCTTCATTGGACCTCTCCAATAACAATTTTAATGGTGAGATTCCCTCTTCATTTGAAAACCTTAAACAGCTTGTTACTTTGAACCTCCACAACAACAGTCTCGGTGGtcaaattccattctcaattggAAGCCTTGAGGAACTCTCTTCATTGGACCTCTCCGATAACAATTTTAATGGTGAGATTCTCTCCTCATTTGAAAACCTTAAACAACTTGATACTTTGATCCTCTACAACAACAATCTCAGTGGTCAAATTCCTTCCTCTCTTGGAAGCCTTAGGGAACTCTCTATATTGGACCTCTCCAACAACAATTTTAATGGTGAGATTCCCTCCTCATTTGGAAACCTTAAACAGCTTGATATTTTGATCCTCCACAACAACAGTCTCATTGGtcaaattccattctcaattggAAGCCTTGAGGAACTCTCTTCATTGGACCTctcctataacaattttaatagtgGGATTCCCTCCTCATTTGAAAACCTTAAACAGCTTGATACTTTGAACCTCTGCAGCAACAATCTCATTGGTCGAATTCCATCATCACTTGGAAGCCTTAAGGAACTCTCTTCATTGGACCTCTCCAATAACAATTTTAATGGTGAGATTCCCTTCTCATTTGAAAACCTTAAACAGCTTCACAATTTGTGTCTCAACAAAAACAATCTCAGTGGTGAAATTCCGTCCTCACTTGGAAGCCTTAAAGAACTCTTATTATTGGATCTctcctataacaattttaatggtgAGATTCCCTCCTCATATGAAAACCTTAAACAGCTTGATACTTTGAACCTCTGCAGCAACAATCTCATTGGTCGAATTCCATCATCACTTGGAAGCCTTAAGGAACTCTCTTCATTGGACCTCTCCAATAACAATTTTAATGGTGAGATTCCCTCTTCATTTGAAAATCTTAAACAACTTGATACTTTGAACCTCCACAACAACAGTCTCGGTGGtcaaattccattctcaattggAAGCCTTGAGGAACTCTCTTCATTGGACCTCTCCGATAACAATTTTAATGGTGAGATTCTCTCCTCATTTGAAAACCTTAAACAACTTGATACTTTGATCCTCTACAACAACAATCTCAGTGGTCAAATTCCATCCTTTCTTGGAAGCCTTAGGGAACTCTCTATATTGGACCTCTCCAACAACAATTTTAATGGTGAGATTCCCTCCTCATTTGGAAACCTTAAACAGCTTGATATTTTGATCCTCCACAACAACAGTCTCATTGGTCAAATTCCATGCTCAATTGGAAGCCTTAAGGAACTCTCTTCATTGGACCTCTCCAATAACAATTTTAGTGGTGAGATTCCCTCCTCATTTGGAAACCTTAAACAACTTGATACTTTGGACCTCAACAGCAACAAACTCAGTGGTCAAATTCCATCCTCACTTGGAAGCCTTAAGCAAATCTCCTTATTGGATCTctcctataacaattttaatggtgTGATTCCCTTCTCATTTGAAAACCTTAAACAGCTTCACAAGTTGTGGCTCAACAACAACAATCTCAGTGGTGAAATTCCGTCCTCACTTGGAAGCCTTCAAGAACTCTTGTCATTGGATCTCTCCTATAACAATTTTATTG GCCCCATCCCTTTCCAAGGAAGCAAGCTTTCAAGTCTAGCAGACCTTGATTTATCCAATAACTTGTTACATGGCCCAATTCCAAGTTCAATTTTCAAATTTATGCACTTGAGAGCTCTCATTCTTTCATCCAACAAACTGATAGGAGAAGTTTCTTCTGCAGTTTGCAAGCTAAATTCTCTTGAAATTCTTGACTTGTCAAACAATAGTTTGAACAGCTTCATGCCACAATGTTTGGGAAATTTCAGCAGTAATCTTTTAATATTGCACTTGGGCATGAACAAATTCCATGGAACCATCCCTGTAACGTTTTCAGTAGGCAGCAGGTTGAGATATTTGAACTTCAATGGTAACCAATTGCAAAGGAGAATCCCACCTTCCATCTCCAATTgtataaatttggaaattttagatcTTGGAAACAATAATATAGATGACACATTCCCCCATTTTCTAGAAACTCTTTTTAGGCTGCAAATTCTAGTTCTAAAATCCAATAAACTCCATGGTTTGGTGAAAGGGACCTCTGCCAATTATTCTTTCTCAAATCTACGAATTTTTGACCTCTCCAACAACATGTTTAGCGGACCTTTACCTATAGAGTATTTCAGTAATTTCAAAGCAATGATGATCTTTGCTTTGAATATGGAATACATGAGCGCACCAAATTCTTCTTACAATTATTCGGTGAGTCTGACACTCAAAGGCTTGGAGATTGAGTTGGTGAAAATCCAAACACTTCTTACATCCATTGATTTGTCAAGCAATAAATTCACAGGGGACATCCCACAGTCAATTGGAAAACTTAAATCACTTGAGTTGCTCAACCTGTCTCACAATCAACTCACAGGTAATATTCAGCAATCATTGGGGGATTTGAGCAAGTTGGAATCACTAGACCTCTCCTCAAATCTTCTTGTTGGAAGGATTCCAATGCAATTGACATATTTgacatttttggaagtgtttcggGTTTCACATAATCAACTTGAAGGGCCTATACCTGAAGGAAAGCAGTTCAACACATTCGATAGCACTTCATATGAAGGAAATTTGGGATTGTGTGGATTTCCGCTAGAAAAATGTGACAATGGGGAGAGGCAACAACCAACATCATCAAAAGAAATTGATTCCAAGTCTAAAAATGGATTTGGATGGAAAGCTGTATTGGCAGGGTATGGATGTGGAGTAATATTTGGTGTTGTAATGGGTTATGTTGTGTTTAAAACAAGAAAACCTATATGGTTTGTGAGGATGGTTGAAGGTGAAGGGCGTCGAATGCTAAAAAGATTTAGCAATTAA